A single region of the Vicia villosa cultivar HV-30 ecotype Madison, WI linkage group LG4, Vvil1.0, whole genome shotgun sequence genome encodes:
- the LOC131595475 gene encoding mediator of RNA polymerase II transcription subunit 33A-like, translated as MDISMRKSMEELTKEAQRTGGDPFVWAVQMYSNLNSSGESFPSSQLAEFLVSYICWDNNVPILWKFLDMALIHNIVPPLFLLSLLSVRVIPCRHVQPGAYRLYLELIRMHAFQLKSLIEKPDYQKVMKSVDGVLHLSQIFGISQSEPGNLVVEFIFSLVWQLLDASLGDEGLLEFTPDKKCKWAMVYQEMELDGHNDYSDTEQKERLRNTNTLIAIELIGRFLQDKISSRILCLARQNLPVHWLSFVQRLQLLGNNSSTLKNSKTLSPETLMHLVSDTCMVLSQECKTTSQKKFRKVMDFEYLSSSASLCDGATHSALWIPLDLVLEDTMDGYQVSATSAVEEISGLIKTLRAINGTSWYDTFLGLWFASLRLVQRERDPIEGPMPHLDTRLCMLLCIIPLVLANLVEEEEEEQMPVDENGYGRTNHSKEKRVPGKCRNDLVSSLQVLGEYQSLLTPPQSVTAAANQAAAKAMLFISGVTVGSAYFDCLTMAEMPFDCSGNMRHLIVEACIARNLLDTSAYAWPGYVNGQINQIPQCIPAQVPGWSSFMKGAPLTSAMVNALVSSPATSLAELEKIFEVAIAGSEDEKISAATILCGASLIRGWNIQEHTVHFILRLLSPPVPAENSEGNNYLINYAPILNALFIGIAPIDCVQVFSLHGLVPQLACSLMPICEVFGSCMPNISWTLPSGEEISAHAVFSNVFILLLKLWKFNCPPLEHGIGDAPTVGSQLTPEYLLLVRNSHLLSAGNVRKNSNRRRLSEIASLSSPNSVFVDSFPKLKVWYRQHQACIASTLSGLVHGTPFHQIVEGLLNMMFRKINRGNQASIASGSSSSSGPGNDDASTGPKLPAWDILEAIPFVVDAALTACAHGRLSPRELATGLKDLADFLPASLATIVSYFSAEVTRGVWKPAFMNGTDWPSPAANLQNVEEQIKKILAETGVDVPSLTTGDSSPATLPLPLAAFTSLTITYKVDRSSERFLHLAGQTLEGLAAGCPWPCMPIVASLWTQKARRWSDFLIFSASRTVFLHNSDAVVQLVKSCFTATLGMSSSSISSSGGVGALLGHGFKSNLSGRICPVAPGLLYLRAYRSVRDIVFLTEEIVSILMQSVREIVCGGLPKQPPLKKFKPTKDSAKYRHVSLAESMTKVKLAAALGASLVWISGGLALVQLLINETLPSWFISNHRSDQEEKSNGMVAMLGGYGLAYFAVLCGAFAWGVDSSSSASKRRQKVLGTHMEFLASALDGKISLGCDPATWRAYVSGFVSLMVSCTPNWVLEVDVQVLKRLSKGLRRLNEEELALTLLGAGGIGTMGAAAELIIDTEI; from the exons ATGGATATCTCTATGCGAAAGTCAATGGAAGAGTTAACAAAAGAGGCACAACGAACGGGTGGTGATCCTTTTGTTTGGGCTGTTCAGATGTATTCCAATTTGAACTCATCTGGAGAATCTTTTCCCTCTTCACAACTCGCTGAGTTTTTGGTTTCTTACATTTGTTGGGATAACAATGTTCCTATTCTCTGGAAGTTTCTTGATATGGCATTGATTCATAATATTGTTCCTCCGttgtttcttctttctcttctttctgtCAG gGTTATTCCTTGTAGACATGTTCAACCTGGAGCTTATAGATTGTATTTGGAGCTCATCAGAATGCATGCTTTTCAACTCAAATCTCTGATTGAAAAACCGGATTATCAAAA GGTTATGAAATCCGTAGACGGTGTTCTTCATCTTTCCCAAATATTCGGCATATCACAAAGTGAGCCTGGCAATTTGGTGGTCGAATTTATTTTTTCACTTGTCTGGCAGTTGCTTGATGCATCGTTGGGTGACGAAGGATTGCTAGAATTCACTCCCGACAAAAAGTGTAAATGGGCAATGGTATATCAAGAAATGGAATTGGATGGACACAACGATTATAGTGATACTGAACAAAAGGAGAGATTACGTAATACTAATACGCTAATAGCTATCGAGTTGATCGGGCGGTTTTTGCAGGATAAGATTTCTTCGAGGATTCTCTGCCTGGCTCGCCaaaattt GCCTGTACATTGGCTAAGTTTTGTTCAACGGCTGCAGCTGCTGGGAAATAATTCATCAACATTGAAAAACTCAAAAACTCTAAGTCCCGAGACGCTTATGCATTTGGTTTCAGATACTTGTATGGTATTATCTCAAGAATGCAAAACAACTTCACAGAAAAAGTTCCGTAAAGTTATGGATTTTGAATATCTTTCTTCATCTGCATCATTGTGTGATGGTGCAACTCATTCTGCACTTTGGATTCCGCTTGATCTGGTCCTGGAGGATACAATGGATGGCTATCAAGTTAGTGCAACAAGTGCCGTTGAAGAAATTAGTG GTTTGATAAAGACCCTTCGAGCAATAAATGGCACCTCTTGGTATGACACGTTTTTAGGCCTTTGGTTTGCAAGTCTTCGGCTTGTTCAGAGG GAAAGAGATCCTATTGAGGGCCCAATGCCGCATCTCGATACCCGCTTATGCATGCTATTGTGTATCATACCTCTTGTTCTTGCCAATCTTGTTGAAGAGGAGGAGGAAGAACAGATGCCCGTTGATGAAAACGGATATGGTCGTACAAATCACAGCAAAGAGAAAAGGGTTCCTGGAAAATGTCGTAATGATTTAGTCTCAAGTCTCCAGGTACTGGGCGAGTATCAAAGCTTGCTTACTCCACCTCAATCTGTTACTGCTGCCGCAAATCAGGCTGCTGCAAAAGCTATGCTATTTATTTCTGGTGTCACTGTAGGGAGTGCATATTTTGACTGCCTCACCATGGCGGAGATGCCATTTGACTGTT CTGGAAACATGCGTCATCTGATAGTTGAGGCTTGTATTGCTCGAAATCTACTCGACACATCTGCGTACGCATGGCCAGGTTATGTGAATGGACAGATCAATCAAATACCTCAATGTATACCAGCTCAAGTACCTGGCTGGTCATCATTTATGAAGGGAGCCCCACTTACTTCAGCGATGGTGAATGCTCTGGTTTCAAGTCCTGCCACAAG CTTAGCAGAACTGGAGAAAATTTTTGAAGTTGCAATTGCGGgatcagaagatgaaaagataTCGGCTGCTACCATTCTTTGCGGAGCATCCCTAATTCGAGGCTGGAATATACAG GAGCATACTGTTCATTTCATTCTCAGGTTACTATCTCCACCGGTTCCTGCAGAGAACTCGGAAGGAAACAACTATTTGATTAATTATGCTCCAATACTTAATGCGCTCTTCATTGGAATTGCACCTATTGATTGTGTCCAAGTATTTTCGCTCCATGGCTTG GTTCCACAGCTTGCATGTTCGTTGATGCCAATCTGTGAAGTTTTTGGGTCGTGTATGCCGAACATCTCATGGACACTTCCATCTGGGGAAGAAATATCAGCCCATGCTGTGTTTTCTAATGTATTTATTCTTCTTTTAAAGTTGTGGAAATTTAATTGTCCTCCTCTTGAACATGGAATTGGAGATGCGCCAACTGTTGGTTCTCAACTAACTCCTGAATACTTGCTATTAGTACGAAACTCTCACTTATTGTCAGCTGGTAACGTCCGGAAGAATAGTAACAGGAGGAGACTCTCGGAAATTGCGAGTCTATCGTCGCCAAATTCTGTATTTGTCGACTCCTTTCCAAAATTAAAAGTCTGGTATCGTCAGCATCAAGCGTGCATAGCTTCAACACTCTCTGGTCTTGTTCATGGAACCCCTTTCCATCAAATAGTTGAGGGACTTCTTAACATGATGTTCAGAAAGATTAACAGAGGAAACCAAGCTAGTATTGCATCCGGAAGCAGTAGCTCTTCTGGGCCTGGCAATGACGATGCCTCTACTGGACCAAAGTTGCCTGCTTGGGATATTCTTGAAGCCATTCCCTTCGTAGTTGATGCTGCTCTCACGGCATGTGCTCATGGAAGATTGTCTCCGCGTGAGTTGGCGACAG GGCTAAAGGATTTAGCTGATTTTCTTCCTGCATCACTGGCAACCATAGTAAGTTACTTCTCTGCTGAAGTAACTCGAGGAGTTTGGAAACCAGCATTTATGAATGGAACGGATTGGCCAAGTCCTGCTGCAAATCTACAGAACGTAGAGGAACAGATAAAGAAAATCTTGGCTGAAACTGGTGTTGATGTGCCTAGCCTTACTACAG GAGACAGCTCTCCTGCCACACTTCCGTTGCCGTTGGCTGCCTTCACAAGTCTCACCATAACCTACAAAGTTGATAGATCATCAGAGCGGTTTCTTCATTTGGCTGGCCAAACACTGGAGGGCTTGGCTGCAGGTTGTCCATGGCCTTGCATGCCGATTGTTGCTTCCTTGTGGACACAAAAGGCAAGACGTTGGAGCGACTTCCTTATCTTCTCAGCGTCCAGAACCGTTTTCCTTCACAACAGCGATGCAGTAGTTCAACTTGTTAAAAGCTGCTTCACAGCTACCCTCGGCATGAGTAGCTCCTCTATTTCAAGCAGTGGTGGTGTTGGAGCCCTACTCGGCCATGGATTTAAGTCCAATTTATCCGGAAGGATTTGCCCTGTTGCTCCAGGACTTCTCTACTTGCGCGCTTACCGGTCAGTCAGAGACATTGTTTTCTTGACAGAAGAAATCGTTTCAATCTTGATGCAGTCAGTTAGAGAAATAGTTTGCGGCGGGCTGCCAAAACAGCCGCCACTGAAAAAGTTCAAACCAACCAAAGACAGCGCAAAATACAGACATGTTTCACTTGCTGAATCAATGACAAAAGTAAAACTTGCTGCCGCACTCGGTGCTTCCTTAGTATGGATATCAGGTGGTTTGGCGCTGGTTCAGTTATTAATAAACGAAACATTACCGTCATGGTTTATATCAAACCACAGATCAGACCAAGAAGAAAAGTCTAACGGAATGGTTGCAATGCTAGGCGGATACGGACTTGCTTACTTTGCAGTCCTCTGCGGTGCTTTCGCTTGGGGAGTCGATTCATCATCGTCAGCCTCAAAGCGACGCCAGAAAGTTTTAGGAACCCACATGGAGTTTCTTGCAAGTGCACTTGATGGTAAGATATCACTCGGCTGCGATCCAGCTACTTGGCGCGCGTATGTGTCGGGTTTTGTGAGTTTGATGGTAAGCTGTACACCAAACTGGGTGCTGGAAGTTGATGTACAAGTGTTGAAGAGACTGAGCAAAGGGTTGAGGCGATTGAATGAAGAGGAGCTCGCTCTTACTCTGTTGGGTGCTGGTGGGATTGGTACAATGGGTGCTGCAGCTGAACTCATCATTGATACTGAAATCTAA